In Sphaeramia orbicularis chromosome 3, fSphaOr1.1, whole genome shotgun sequence, a genomic segment contains:
- the LOC115415264 gene encoding general transcription factor II-I repeat domain-containing protein 2A, translating into MKSANSTTYASFVAAWEIVRHGKPFTDGEYMKESFIKISEHLFEDFKNKTEIVQKIREMPLSAKTVKDRTIKMAENITKQQIKDINSAAAYSITCDESKDKSDIEQIALFCRYMNSDGPQEEMVELIPLKGQTRREDICEAVLDCFRAKEIKTTHLVSVATDGALSMTGAHRGFVALLQKSLDRKLLTFHCILHQEALCAQTFPPECTKVMNVVIQIVNKIMAKGSNHRQFHSLLDEVESTYSDLLLHNRVRWLSRGEVLKRFAACLGEVKTFMSRKGLTFPELELPEWLEKLHFMVDMTANLNALNTTLQGRGGTVLHMLEEVLAFERKLTVFARDLQRGTLSHFPSLREFKQAHKVIKSEYLQSAITTMQASFGKRFREFREEKATLSFPVTPLTIDPSLLNVTAFAGVSQPDLELELADIADKDIWVSEFKRLRDDLENVSRQKATLAQNHKWSDIENLPRPDKLVFETWNAIPDTYKNMKKYAFGVLSIFGSTYACEQLFSTMNYVKNKHRSRLTDGSLQSCVKMKVTSYSPDLQALCAEVQEQKSH; encoded by the coding sequence ATGAAGTCTGCAAATTCAACTACCTATGCAAGTTTTGTGGCCGCTTGGGAAATAGTCAGACATGGGAAGCCGTTCACAGACGGAGAATATATGAAAGAGTCATTCATTAAGATTTCAGAACACCTATTCGAGGACTTTAAAAACAAGACTGAAATTGTGCAGAAAATCAGAGAGATGCCTCTCTCTGCGAAGACTGTCAAAGACAGAACCATAAAAATGGCAGAAAATATCACAAAACAGCAAATTAAAGACATCAATTCAGCCGCAGCATACTCGATCACCTGTGATGAGTCCAAAGACAAAAGTGACATTGAACAAATAGCGCTGTTCTGCCGATATATGAACTCTGATGGACCACAGGAAGAAATGGTTGAGCTGATACCACTAAAAGGCCAGACACGGAGGGAGGACATCTGTGAGGCTGTGCTTGATTGTTTCAGAgccaaagaaataaaaacaacccACCTGGTGTCAGTGGCTACTGATGGGGCACTGAGTATGACTGGAGCCCACAGGGGCTTTGTGGCATTGCTGCAGAAGTCACTGGATAGAAAGCTTCTGACGTTTCACTGCATCCTTCACCAAGAGGCATTGTGCGCTCAGACCTTTCCCCCAGAATGCACAAAGGTAATGAATGTTGTCATTCAGATTGTCAATAAAATAATGGCAAAAGGTTCAAATCACCGTCAGTTCCATTCGTTACTGGATGAGGTGGAGAGCACGTACTCTGATCTCCTGCTGCATAACAGAGTACGGTGGCTGTCCAGAGGAgaggtgctgaaacgctttgCTGCATGTCTGGGAGAGGTGAAGACTTTCATGAGCCGCAAAGGGCTCACCTTTCCTGAGCTGGAACTGCCAGAGTGGCTGGAAAAGCTGCATTTCATGGTGGACATGACAGCGAACCTGAACGCGCTGAATACAACTCTTCAGGGGAGAGGAGGCACAGTGCTACACATGCTGGAAGAGGTGTTAGCGTTTGAGCGCAAGCTGACAGTGTTTGCGAGAGATTTACAGAGAGGAACACTGTCTCACTTCCCCTCCTTAAGGGAGTTCAAACAAGCTCACAAGGTGATAAAGTCAGAGTATTTGCAGTCTGCAATCACCACAATGCAAGCATCGTTTGGGAAACGATTCCGTGAGTTCAGAGAGGAAAAAGCTACATTGTCCTTCCCCGTCACTCCCCTGACCATCGACCCATCCCTGTTAAATGTGACTGCATTTGCAGGTGTAAGTCAACCTGATCTTGAGCTGGAGCTGGCTGACATAGCCGACAAAGATATATGGGTGTCTGAGTTTAAACGCCTGAGAGATGATCTTGAAAATGTTTCCCGTCAGAAGGCCACTCTTGCTCAGAATCACAAATGGAGTGATATTGAGAACCTTCCAAGACCAGACAAACTCGTGTTTGAGACATGGAATGCCATCCCCGACACCTAtaaaaacatgaagaaatatgCATTTGGAGTCCTGTCGATCTTCGGATCCACATATGCATGTGAGCAGCTATTCTCCACCATGAACTATGTTAAAAACAAACACCGCTCACGCCTCACAGACGGCAGCTTACAGTCCTGCGTAAAGATGAAAGTGACTTCCTACAGCCCTGATTTGCAGGCGCTGTGCGCAGAGGTTCAGGAGCAGAAGTCCCATTAA